One window of the Deltaproteobacteria bacterium genome contains the following:
- a CDS encoding 4Fe-4S dicluster domain-containing protein: MACVVACQDQNDLPEDAKSFRHVTRLEQGRFPDVSISFVSVACLHCGDAPCLMVCPTKALFKREQDGVVDVNVDLCVGCHSCALACPFGAPRFPWGEKMAKCDFCIERVLHGLEPACVRACPTRALSFGPVDDLTVAKAEKAGATLLRSFLSTSGTER; encoded by the coding sequence ATGGCCTGTGTCGTGGCCTGCCAAGACCAGAACGACCTGCCGGAAGATGCAAAATCCTTCAGGCACGTGACCCGGCTTGAACAGGGCCGGTTTCCCGATGTCTCCATCTCCTTTGTCTCTGTCGCCTGTCTTCACTGCGGGGACGCCCCTTGTCTGATGGTCTGTCCTACCAAGGCCCTCTTCAAGCGCGAGCAGGACGGCGTGGTGGACGTGAACGTGGACCTATGCGTGGGCTGCCACAGTTGTGCCTTGGCCTGCCCCTTCGGGGCCCCCCGCTTTCCCTGGGGAGAGAAGATGGCCAAATGCGATTTTTGTATCGAAAGGGTCCTCCACGGCCTGGAACCGGCCTGTGTCAGGGCTTGTCCCACCCGAGCCCTCAGCTTCGGACCTGTGGACGACCTGACCGTGGCAAAGGCGGAAAAAGCTGGTGCCACTTTACTCCGATCTTTCCTGTCCACCTCCGGTACGGAACGATGA